From the genome of Nitrospira lenta, one region includes:
- a CDS encoding heavy metal translocating P-type ATPase, with the protein MPTTTPLILIEKRNPKNTAQQTGTNAVTAHEKVTIPVKGMTCAACQARVQRALQAKPGVFDASVNLMLKNAAVTYDPVVTSPKALVETIRETGYGAELAAQDQTAFDEQEAQDRAQEEEYRELRHKALLSGSIGLLAMTLSMPLMGAADADVHGPVADLFMRWAMESMTPAIHAVAPWLYTFTPWVLSYALLALTLLVMGWAGRHFYVRAWSAFRHHSANMNTLIAVGTGAAFLYSVLATVAPEFFLSRGVLPDLYYEAVIMIIALILTGNALEARAKRQTSVALRRLVELQPKTARVVRAGAEVDIPVNDVQSEEIVIVRPGERIPVDGAIISGTSAVDESMVTGESLPVEKQPGDRLIGGTINRTGAFRYRATTLGSDSVLAHIVKLMCDAQGSRAPIQRLADQVSGIFVPIVLSLAIATFVIWFVTADQAPAMRAFAAAVAVLIIACPCAMGLAVPTAVMVATGKGAERGILIKGGEALQRAGQINTVVLDKTGTITEGRPTVTDVVPVWGTEWSEKDLVRLVASIEASSEHPLAEAIVRYANEQSLPLATADSFQSVTGQGATGVVDGAALAVGNEALMADYAVDLTAVKEEVERLAGEGKTPMYIAINGKLAGLIAVADPIKPTSREAIQKLNQLGLMVVMLTGDHRRTAEAIARQAGIDRVVAGVLPEGKVAEVRRRQQAGEVVAMVGDGINDAPALAQADVGFAIGTGTDIAMEASDVTLMRNDLRGVVSAILLARRTMRTMKQNLFWAFVYNVVGIPVAAGILYPAFGILLSPILASAAMAFSSVSVVTNSLRLRHARVA; encoded by the coding sequence ATGCCGACCACGACTCCCTTGATACTGATAGAGAAACGGAACCCAAAAAATACGGCTCAACAAACCGGGACCAATGCAGTGACTGCCCATGAGAAGGTCACAATTCCCGTGAAGGGAATGACCTGCGCCGCCTGTCAGGCGCGCGTGCAACGGGCGCTACAGGCAAAACCGGGCGTCTTCGACGCCTCAGTGAATCTCATGCTGAAGAATGCCGCCGTCACGTACGATCCTGTGGTGACCTCCCCCAAGGCCCTGGTCGAGACGATCCGCGAGACCGGGTATGGTGCAGAACTCGCCGCGCAGGATCAGACTGCGTTCGATGAACAGGAGGCACAGGATCGGGCGCAGGAGGAAGAGTATCGGGAACTCAGGCACAAGGCGTTATTGAGTGGAAGCATCGGTTTGTTGGCCATGACACTCTCCATGCCGCTTATGGGGGCTGCCGATGCAGATGTCCATGGACCGGTTGCCGATCTGTTCATGCGATGGGCGATGGAATCAATGACCCCCGCCATCCATGCCGTCGCTCCCTGGCTCTATACGTTCACCCCATGGGTATTATCGTACGCGCTGCTCGCGCTGACCCTGCTCGTCATGGGTTGGGCGGGGCGGCATTTCTATGTGCGCGCCTGGTCCGCCTTCCGACATCACTCGGCGAACATGAACACACTCATCGCCGTGGGCACAGGGGCCGCCTTCCTCTACTCCGTGCTGGCGACTGTGGCGCCGGAGTTCTTCCTGAGTCGGGGCGTGCTGCCGGACCTCTATTATGAGGCGGTGATCATGATCATTGCGCTGATCCTGACCGGCAACGCGCTGGAAGCGCGGGCCAAACGACAGACTTCCGTGGCCTTGAGGCGCCTGGTGGAACTCCAACCGAAAACGGCGCGGGTGGTGCGGGCCGGCGCTGAGGTCGACATCCCAGTGAACGACGTGCAGAGCGAGGAGATCGTGATCGTGCGGCCGGGAGAACGCATCCCTGTGGACGGAGCAATCATTTCCGGGACGAGCGCGGTCGATGAATCGATGGTGACGGGCGAATCATTGCCGGTCGAAAAACAGCCGGGGGATCGCCTCATCGGTGGCACGATCAATAGGACCGGCGCCTTCCGGTATCGCGCGACGACGCTGGGGTCGGACAGCGTCCTGGCCCACATCGTCAAGCTGATGTGTGATGCTCAGGGCTCACGGGCTCCCATCCAGAGGCTCGCCGATCAGGTCAGCGGGATCTTCGTGCCGATCGTGCTGTCACTCGCGATCGCGACGTTTGTGATCTGGTTTGTTACGGCTGACCAGGCGCCGGCCATGCGTGCGTTTGCCGCGGCGGTTGCGGTCCTGATCATTGCCTGCCCCTGCGCAATGGGACTTGCCGTGCCGACTGCCGTCATGGTGGCGACCGGCAAGGGAGCCGAAAGGGGTATCCTGATCAAGGGCGGTGAGGCGTTGCAGCGGGCTGGGCAGATTAACACCGTCGTGTTGGATAAGACCGGCACGATCACCGAGGGACGGCCGACCGTCACGGACGTGGTACCGGTTTGGGGTACGGAGTGGTCTGAAAAAGATCTCGTACGGCTGGTCGCCTCGATCGAGGCCTCCTCTGAACATCCGCTGGCTGAGGCGATCGTGCGCTATGCGAACGAGCAGTCGTTGCCCCTGGCGACGGCAGACTCGTTCCAATCGGTCACGGGACAGGGAGCAACTGGCGTGGTAGATGGTGCCGCGCTGGCTGTTGGCAATGAGGCGCTCATGGCTGATTATGCGGTGGATCTCACCGCAGTGAAAGAGGAGGTGGAACGTCTAGCCGGTGAAGGAAAAACGCCGATGTATATCGCGATCAACGGGAAGTTGGCAGGGTTGATTGCCGTAGCCGACCCGATCAAGCCCACATCTCGTGAGGCCATTCAAAAATTGAACCAGCTGGGGCTCATGGTGGTGATGCTGACTGGGGATCACCGCCGCACGGCGGAGGCCATCGCACGGCAGGCCGGGATTGACCGCGTGGTCGCTGGGGTGTTGCCGGAAGGCAAAGTGGCCGAGGTCCGTCGCCGACAGCAGGCGGGAGAGGTCGTCGCGATGGTGGGCGATGGCATCAACGATGCTCCTGCCCTGGCACAGGCCGATGTCGGGTTCGCAATCGGCACCGGCACCGATATCGCTATGGAAGCGAGCGACGTGACATTGATGCGGAACGATCTCCGCGGCGTCGTGTCGGCTATTTTGCTAGCCAGGCGAACGATGCGGACGATGAAACAAAATTTGTTCTGGGCATTTGTCTACAACGTCGTGGGCATTCCCGTCGCGGCCGGTATTCTCTACCCGGCCTTCGGTATTCTGCTCAGCCCCATTCTTGCCAGTGCGGCCATGGCGTTCAGTTCAGTCAGCGTGGTGACGAACAGCCTCCGCCTCCGGCATGCGCGGGTGGCGTGA
- a CDS encoding transporter, whose product MKRNTSRGVVLFLLMVPTVVWALDHDNLDPNRPIAIEDAYVVPKGEIGVEGGLLFSDRKRGDSRLVFQPQLIIGAFNNTQLELSSDVSTDPRSVVGDDKSGNLTVGALYNFNTETLSLPAFAARVQLGFPTGVSAKGVDTALTGVMTRSFGQWRTHVNVGYTFLGSPQGMERVGAYRVVAAVSYPLGYPTSFRDTIIANVFTRQSDLLGQRNPTGIGIGLRHQVSSRVVADVGIGSELIGPADRSVFFSTIGLSVGF is encoded by the coding sequence GTGAAAAGGAATACTTCCAGGGGTGTCGTACTGTTCCTGCTGATGGTGCCGACCGTCGTCTGGGCGTTGGACCACGACAATCTGGACCCCAACCGTCCCATTGCGATTGAAGATGCTTATGTGGTTCCGAAAGGAGAGATCGGGGTCGAGGGAGGACTATTATTTAGTGACCGCAAGCGAGGGGACAGCCGACTCGTGTTCCAGCCTCAGCTGATCATCGGGGCATTCAACAATACCCAATTGGAGCTGAGTAGCGATGTGTCGACGGACCCGAGGTCCGTCGTAGGGGATGATAAATCAGGCAATCTCACGGTCGGCGCGCTGTATAACTTCAATACCGAGACCCTGAGCCTGCCAGCCTTTGCAGCCCGCGTACAACTGGGGTTTCCCACCGGTGTGAGTGCGAAGGGAGTCGATACCGCGCTGACCGGCGTGATGACGCGCTCGTTCGGGCAATGGCGAACCCATGTGAATGTGGGGTATACGTTTCTGGGATCTCCACAGGGGATGGAACGGGTGGGAGCGTACCGTGTGGTAGCGGCGGTCAGTTATCCGCTCGGATATCCCACAAGTTTTCGCGATACCATTATTGCCAACGTCTTCACCCGCCAGTCTGATCTCCTGGGCCAACGGAATCCGACAGGCATTGGGATCGGTCTTCGGCATCAAGTCAGTTCCCGAGTCGTCGCTGATGTAGGCATCGGGAGTGAATTAATCGGGCCAGCAGATCGATCCGTGTTCTTCAGCACCATCGGACTGTCGGTGGGATTCTGA
- a CDS encoding tetratricopeptide repeat protein, giving the protein MPRIALVAVARLVSEGCQSSLKPKQMVLPAPVGTTATAVRHNDEGILAYQQGQWESAKQHFEAAIAVLPELTEAHYNLGMALYRLGALREGDAHFIKAANLAPGNKVIRDSPPLGGVSVPEKEIKMPGSDGHGHSH; this is encoded by the coding sequence ATGCCCCGAATCGCCCTCGTTGCAGTGGCCCGGTTGGTGAGCGAGGGCTGCCAGTCCTCGCTAAAACCCAAGCAGATGGTGTTACCTGCACCAGTCGGCACGACTGCAACTGCAGTCCGCCACAATGACGAGGGCATTCTAGCCTATCAGCAGGGACAGTGGGAGAGCGCGAAGCAACATTTCGAAGCGGCAATCGCTGTGTTGCCAGAGTTGACCGAAGCTCACTACAACCTCGGGATGGCATTGTACCGCCTTGGAGCCCTGCGTGAAGGAGATGCGCATTTCATCAAGGCAGCCAATTTAGCGCCGGGCAACAAGGTGATCCGGGATTCGCCCCCGCTCGGAGGCGTGTCGGTTCCAGAGAAAGAGATCAAAATGCCTGGCAGCGATGGACATGGCCACAGTCACTGA
- a CDS encoding heavy metal-responsive transcriptional regulator codes for MAAQLTIGQLARIVGVNVQTVRYYERLNLLRPSARRPSGYRLYSHEEERRLRFIRNAQALGFTLHEIAELLVLRVASTTRCGEAREKARAKLVQVESKIDDLQALARALNSLIRACRVGRPTGHCSILMSLEEEIKSGAKKGVAKG; via the coding sequence ATGGCTGCTCAACTAACGATCGGTCAGCTTGCCAGAATTGTCGGAGTGAATGTCCAAACCGTCCGCTACTACGAGCGTCTGAATCTGCTCAGGCCATCAGCAAGGAGGCCTTCGGGGTACAGACTGTACAGTCATGAAGAGGAACGACGTCTCCGGTTCATCAGGAACGCCCAAGCGCTCGGCTTCACGCTGCACGAGATCGCTGAGTTGCTCGTTCTCCGGGTTGCCTCAACGACTCGCTGTGGTGAAGCGCGGGAAAAGGCTCGGGCGAAACTGGTGCAGGTGGAATCCAAAATTGACGACTTACAGGCACTGGCCCGCGCACTGAACAGTTTGATCCGGGCTTGCAGGGTTGGCCGGCCCACCGGCCACTGTTCGATTCTGATGAGCCTTGAAGAAGAAATAAAATCTGGCGCGAAGAAGGGAGTGGCAAAAGGATGA
- a CDS encoding carboxymuconolactone decarboxylase family protein, producing the protein MTTERERLFAELRRLSPKVTGGLLRMRQVTYRDAAVAAKYKLLTAMVVSIAIRCEPCIRAYVRMVYDKGVSQEELIEFLEVAMTMQGCPGEEWALKAFAAFKECVSGQQAADAVCCVH; encoded by the coding sequence ATGACAACGGAACGCGAGAGGCTGTTCGCGGAATTACGTCGCTTGAGTCCGAAGGTAACCGGCGGCTTACTACGCATGCGCCAGGTGACCTATCGGGATGCGGCTGTCGCAGCCAAATACAAACTGCTGACGGCCATGGTCGTCTCCATTGCGATTCGTTGCGAACCCTGTATCAGGGCGTATGTGAGGATGGTCTATGATAAGGGTGTCTCACAGGAGGAGCTGATTGAATTCCTCGAAGTGGCCATGACGATGCAAGGCTGTCCTGGGGAAGAGTGGGCGTTAAAAGCTTTCGCGGCCTTCAAGGAATGTGTGAGCGGGCAGCAGGCGGCAGATGCTGTGTGCTGCGTTCACTAA
- a CDS encoding TolC family protein, whose product MKPSLVHIPAWVFSALTLSVVGLTPLCASGAQETGGATRPDSVVHMAPGDDRITLQSLIEEVVARSPEIKAARERWEAAKAVVPQVQTLPDPRLQLGYQRMPMTDPLQGAMYGFGQEIPFPGKLRLKGEVAQSDVDRLEQEFNATRLRLIATLKEAYFNLHYVHKSIEIVEKNKVLLMQFEKTAKARYSVGQAAQQDVFRAQVEISRVLDRLAVLDQQKESLHAAINRLVNRPPAGPLGTPEEIQTTIMTIPLQELSRRADEFSPALLATAKSIDRSERSVSLAKRQYYPDFDLTALGLRNDRTNDNGYQVMVGIKIPLFYETKQKQGVREARASLEGAREDFTATRQDLLFQVKDGFVQAQRAERLITILRDAIIPQATLGLQAAQAGYAVGKVDFLTLLNSLLTLQDSQLELHGEMVNHEKALARLEAVTGGPLGGPQPERKPGS is encoded by the coding sequence GTGAAACCATCACTCGTTCATATTCCGGCGTGGGTCTTCTCTGCCCTCACGCTCTCCGTCGTAGGTCTCACCCCGCTGTGCGCCAGCGGCGCGCAAGAGACTGGTGGTGCCACACGCCCGGATAGCGTGGTCCACATGGCACCCGGTGACGATCGGATTACTCTCCAGAGTCTCATCGAGGAAGTGGTCGCCCGGAGTCCGGAAATTAAGGCGGCCAGAGAACGGTGGGAGGCAGCCAAGGCCGTCGTACCGCAAGTCCAAACACTCCCTGATCCGAGATTGCAGTTGGGGTATCAGCGGATGCCGATGACCGATCCGCTTCAGGGCGCGATGTATGGATTCGGCCAGGAGATTCCGTTCCCAGGGAAGCTCAGATTGAAGGGCGAGGTGGCGCAAAGCGACGTCGACCGGCTGGAGCAGGAATTCAATGCCACGCGGCTGAGGCTCATTGCGACGTTGAAAGAAGCCTATTTCAACCTCCACTACGTGCACAAGAGCATCGAGATCGTCGAAAAGAACAAAGTCCTCTTGATGCAGTTCGAGAAGACGGCCAAGGCTCGGTACAGTGTCGGCCAAGCCGCGCAGCAGGATGTCTTCCGCGCCCAGGTCGAGATCTCGCGGGTGCTCGATCGCCTTGCCGTGTTGGATCAGCAAAAGGAGAGTTTGCATGCCGCGATCAATCGTCTCGTGAATCGACCGCCGGCTGGACCATTGGGAACACCGGAGGAAATTCAAACCACGATTATGACGATCCCATTACAGGAACTCAGCCGCCGCGCCGACGAGTTCTCCCCCGCGTTGTTGGCGACGGCAAAGAGCATTGATCGTTCGGAGCGGTCCGTTTCGCTGGCCAAACGCCAATATTACCCGGATTTTGATCTGACGGCCTTGGGACTTCGGAATGATCGGACCAACGACAACGGGTACCAGGTGATGGTGGGGATCAAGATCCCGCTGTTCTACGAAACGAAGCAGAAGCAAGGCGTGCGGGAGGCGCGCGCCAGCTTGGAGGGCGCGCGGGAGGATTTTACGGCGACTCGCCAGGACCTGTTATTTCAGGTGAAGGATGGGTTCGTGCAAGCGCAGCGCGCCGAGCGGCTGATCACCATCCTGCGCGATGCCATCATTCCCCAGGCAACGCTTGGCCTGCAGGCCGCGCAAGCCGGGTACGCGGTGGGGAAAGTAGATTTTTTGACGCTGCTCAATAGTCTCTTGACGCTCCAGGACAGCCAGCTAGAACTGCATGGCGAGATGGTGAACCACGAGAAAGCGCTCGCTCGGCTCGAAGCCGTAACCGGTGGACCGTTAGGTGGCCCGCAGCCGGAAAGGAAACCGGGATCATGA
- a CDS encoding efflux RND transporter periplasmic adaptor subunit, which produces MTRQRLIGMGIVLIAAGAALVWLMSRPVVLPPADSRQDEMAGMDMPWMGKEQQKKPALVEEAVGPGTPLESEGVPGIVTIAPDRLQTIGVKYEPVARRPLEKIIRTVGRVAVDERKLAKVTIKFHGWIEQLFVSATGDHVKKGQQLFTIYSPDLVATQEEYLLALQGRKQMGESEFPEVARGSQDLLEATKRRFQLWDITDDHIRELEKTGKVLKTLPIHSPITGTVIKKDALAGAHVDPGQELYTIADLSHIWILADIYEYELSFVKKDQKAAVTLSYDPSTVLTGHVGFIYPTLDPKTRTAKVRFELDNRDETLKPDMYANVELRVSLGTRLAIPQEAVIESGQKQVVFLHHGGGKLEPRLIKTGVKTGEWSEVLEGLKEGEHIVTSANFLIDSESRLKSVVEGMGGMPGMKMKD; this is translated from the coding sequence ATGACTCGTCAGCGTCTCATCGGCATGGGGATCGTGCTCATTGCGGCTGGCGCCGCACTCGTCTGGCTGATGTCACGGCCGGTGGTGCTGCCACCGGCGGATTCCCGACAGGACGAGATGGCCGGGATGGACATGCCGTGGATGGGAAAGGAGCAACAGAAGAAGCCGGCCCTGGTGGAGGAAGCGGTTGGACCAGGGACTCCCCTCGAGTCCGAAGGTGTGCCAGGCATCGTGACCATTGCACCGGATCGCCTCCAAACGATCGGCGTAAAGTATGAGCCGGTGGCGCGTCGTCCTCTGGAAAAGATCATCCGGACCGTCGGGCGCGTTGCCGTGGATGAGCGCAAGCTGGCCAAAGTCACGATCAAGTTTCACGGGTGGATCGAGCAACTATTCGTCAGCGCGACCGGAGACCACGTCAAGAAAGGGCAGCAGCTCTTCACGATCTACAGCCCCGATCTGGTCGCCACTCAGGAGGAGTATCTCCTGGCGTTGCAAGGCCGCAAGCAAATGGGGGAGAGTGAATTTCCGGAAGTGGCTCGGGGGTCACAGGACCTGCTGGAAGCGACCAAGCGCCGTTTTCAGCTCTGGGATATCACGGATGATCACATCCGAGAACTCGAAAAGACCGGTAAGGTGTTGAAGACTCTGCCGATCCATTCGCCCATCACCGGGACAGTCATCAAGAAGGACGCTCTCGCCGGGGCGCATGTGGATCCTGGCCAGGAGCTCTACACTATCGCGGATCTCTCCCATATCTGGATCTTGGCGGACATTTACGAATACGAACTCTCGTTCGTGAAGAAAGATCAGAAAGCGGCCGTCACCCTGTCCTATGATCCGAGCACGGTCCTGACCGGACACGTGGGTTTCATCTATCCCACCTTGGACCCGAAGACCCGCACCGCCAAAGTGCGGTTCGAACTCGACAACCGTGATGAAACGCTCAAGCCGGACATGTATGCCAACGTGGAACTGCGGGTCAGCCTGGGCACACGACTCGCGATTCCACAAGAAGCGGTCATCGAGTCTGGTCAGAAGCAAGTGGTATTTCTGCATCACGGCGGGGGAAAGTTGGAGCCGCGATTGATCAAGACCGGGGTGAAGACCGGGGAGTGGTCTGAAGTGCTGGAAGGACTTAAAGAAGGCGAGCACATTGTGACCTCGGCCAACTTTCTGATCGACAGCGAAAGCCGGCTCAAGTCCGTGGTCGAAGGCATGGGTGGCATGCCGGGTATGAAGATGAAGGATTAA
- a CDS encoding efflux RND transporter permease subunit — MVAQIIEFSARNRFIVFLLVFAFSVVGLWAMWETPIDALPDISDTQVIVYTTWPGRSPDLVEDQITYPIVTALLSAPKVTVVRGFSDFGYSYVYILFKDGTDIYWARSRILERLSQLSGRMPEGVTPQLGPDATGVGWVFQYALVDEAGQHDLAALRSFQDWYLRYWLRAVEGVAEVASIGGFVRQYQVNLDPTKVLAYRLSLPSIVETIRQSNNDVGGRVVEFSGIEYVVRGRGYIKKAEDIEKIAVGVNENGTPILLRDVATVRLGPDMRRGLAELDGQGEVAGGIVVMRFGENALTVIERVKAKLKELEPSMPKGVKVVPVYDRSDLIRESIATANESLLEELVVTGVLILAFLLHVRSAIVPILTLPLAVLISFIPIYMMGIGMNIMSLGGIIVAIGDMVDAAIVMVDNAHKRLEEWERDGKVGDRLQVLIDSAKEVGPPIFASVLVIAISFIPVFALEAQEGRMFKPLAWTNNLAIVMCAVLAITMVPACLPTFIRGKIFPELKHPVTRSLQRLYAPVLRTALHYRKAVVIGAIVLMASIVPLYQQMGSEFMPPLYEGTILYMPTTLPGLSVTEASRLLQIMDQKLRSFPEVEHVFGKAGRAETSTDPAPFSMMEVVVELKAKEQWRPGLSYEGLVDEMDRALQIPGVTNAWTMPIKARIDMLTTGIRTPVGIKIFGPDLKQIEQIGEHLEMVLKEVPGTRSVYAERVSGGYFLDFDINRDEIARYGLKLMDVGRIIETAIGGENIATTIEGRERYPINVRYLRELRDDPEKLKRVLVETPTGAQVPLAQLATLRFVNGPPMIRDENGLLAGYVFLDMTGRDVGGYVEDLKRVVREKVTLPPGYTIVWSGQYEFMERVKERLKLVVPLTLIIIFVTFYFTFRSVAQTCMVMVGVPLSLVGAIWYLSILGYNMSIAVWVGLITVVGTAAETSAVMLAYLDEACARRKAAGGLTTLQDVIETVQFGAVERIRPMMMIGLVDVIGLIPVMWATGTGADVMKRIAAPQVGGVFSAMILTLFVIPPVYVMWRWWKERQAAHVTAPGATHPQGEAASE; from the coding sequence ATGGTTGCACAGATCATCGAATTCAGCGCGCGAAACCGCTTCATTGTCTTCCTCCTGGTCTTTGCGTTTTCCGTCGTCGGACTCTGGGCGATGTGGGAGACACCAATCGACGCGTTGCCGGATATTTCCGACACGCAAGTCATCGTCTACACCACCTGGCCAGGGCGCTCGCCTGATCTCGTGGAAGATCAAATCACCTATCCGATCGTCACTGCCTTGCTTTCCGCGCCCAAAGTCACCGTCGTCCGGGGCTTCTCGGACTTTGGCTATTCCTACGTCTATATTCTCTTCAAGGACGGCACGGATATTTATTGGGCCAGGTCGCGCATCCTCGAACGGTTGAGCCAACTCTCCGGCCGCATGCCGGAAGGGGTCACACCGCAGCTCGGGCCAGACGCGACGGGCGTGGGCTGGGTCTTTCAGTACGCTTTGGTCGATGAAGCCGGACAGCACGATCTCGCCGCTCTGCGCAGTTTCCAGGATTGGTATTTGCGGTACTGGCTGCGGGCCGTGGAAGGCGTGGCCGAGGTGGCCAGTATCGGCGGGTTTGTCAGGCAGTACCAAGTGAACCTTGATCCGACCAAAGTATTAGCCTATCGCCTCTCCCTCCCTTCCATTGTCGAAACAATACGCCAGAGCAACAACGACGTGGGGGGCCGCGTCGTGGAGTTTTCGGGGATCGAATACGTGGTTCGTGGGCGTGGGTATATCAAGAAAGCGGAGGACATCGAGAAGATCGCGGTGGGGGTCAATGAGAACGGCACGCCGATTCTATTGCGCGACGTGGCGACGGTCCGGCTCGGGCCAGACATGAGGCGAGGGCTGGCGGAGTTAGACGGTCAAGGCGAAGTTGCCGGCGGCATCGTGGTCATGCGGTTCGGCGAGAATGCGTTGACCGTGATTGAACGGGTCAAGGCCAAGCTCAAAGAACTCGAACCCTCCATGCCAAAAGGCGTGAAGGTCGTCCCGGTCTATGACCGGAGCGACTTGATTCGAGAATCGATCGCGACGGCCAACGAAAGCCTTCTGGAAGAACTGGTCGTCACTGGGGTGCTGATCTTGGCGTTCTTGCTCCATGTCAGGTCCGCGATCGTTCCTATCCTCACCCTGCCGCTTGCCGTCCTGATCTCATTCATTCCCATCTATATGATGGGCATCGGCATGAACATCATGTCGCTGGGCGGCATCATCGTGGCGATCGGCGACATGGTCGATGCCGCCATCGTGATGGTGGACAACGCCCACAAGCGCCTCGAGGAATGGGAGCGGGATGGGAAGGTCGGCGACCGGCTCCAAGTCCTGATCGATTCGGCCAAAGAAGTTGGCCCGCCCATTTTTGCGTCTGTACTTGTCATCGCGATCTCGTTTATCCCGGTCTTCGCGCTCGAAGCGCAAGAAGGCCGCATGTTCAAGCCGCTGGCCTGGACCAACAACCTGGCCATCGTGATGTGCGCGGTCCTGGCCATCACGATGGTCCCGGCCTGCTTACCGACGTTCATTCGAGGCAAAATCTTTCCGGAACTGAAGCATCCTGTCACCCGCTCGCTCCAACGGCTCTATGCGCCCGTGCTGCGCACGGCCTTGCACTATCGGAAGGCGGTCGTGATCGGGGCTATCGTGTTGATGGCCAGCATCGTGCCGCTCTATCAGCAGATGGGCTCCGAGTTTATGCCGCCCTTGTACGAAGGCACGATCCTCTATATGCCGACGACGTTGCCGGGCTTGTCGGTGACGGAGGCCAGCCGGCTGCTGCAGATCATGGATCAAAAACTGCGATCCTTTCCGGAGGTGGAGCATGTCTTTGGCAAGGCGGGACGAGCCGAAACCTCCACCGACCCGGCGCCCTTTAGCATGATGGAAGTGGTCGTCGAGCTGAAAGCGAAGGAGCAGTGGCGACCAGGGTTGAGCTATGAGGGACTCGTGGATGAGATGGACCGCGCGCTCCAGATTCCTGGTGTGACGAACGCCTGGACGATGCCGATTAAGGCCCGGATCGACATGTTGACGACTGGCATTCGGACGCCGGTCGGGATCAAGATCTTTGGTCCCGATCTGAAACAGATCGAACAGATCGGTGAACATCTGGAAATGGTGCTCAAAGAGGTCCCAGGCACACGTAGCGTATATGCGGAGCGAGTGTCCGGCGGCTACTTCCTCGACTTCGATATCAACCGTGACGAGATTGCGCGCTATGGGCTCAAGCTGATGGATGTCGGAAGGATCATCGAAACGGCCATCGGGGGTGAAAATATCGCCACCACCATCGAAGGCCGGGAGCGCTATCCGATCAACGTCCGGTATCTGCGTGAGTTGCGGGATGATCCTGAAAAGCTGAAGCGCGTGCTCGTGGAGACCCCGACCGGCGCGCAAGTGCCGCTCGCGCAACTGGCCACGCTCCGATTCGTCAATGGACCGCCAATGATCCGGGACGAAAACGGCCTCCTCGCGGGCTATGTCTTCCTGGACATGACGGGGCGGGATGTCGGCGGCTATGTGGAGGATCTCAAGCGAGTGGTCAGAGAGAAGGTGACCCTGCCTCCGGGCTACACGATCGTCTGGTCCGGCCAGTATGAGTTCATGGAGCGGGTCAAGGAGCGCCTGAAACTGGTCGTCCCGCTGACGCTCATCATCATCTTTGTCACCTTCTATTTCACGTTCCGCTCGGTTGCACAAACCTGCATGGTGATGGTGGGGGTGCCGCTCTCGCTGGTGGGGGCCATCTGGTACCTGTCGATCCTGGGCTACAACATGAGCATCGCGGTGTGGGTGGGACTCATCACCGTCGTCGGGACGGCGGCGGAGACCAGTGCCGTCATGTTGGCCTATCTGGATGAAGCCTGTGCCCGCCGTAAAGCGGCCGGCGGGCTTACGACCCTGCAGGATGTCATCGAGACGGTGCAATTCGGGGCAGTGGAACGGATCCGGCCCATGATGATGATTGGCCTTGTGGACGTGATTGGGTTGATCCCGGTGATGTGGGCCACCGGCACCGGCGCCGATGTGATGAAACGGATCGCCGCGCCACAGGTCGGCGGCGTCTTCTCCGCCATGATCCTCACGCTGTTTGTCATCCCGCCCGTCTATGTCATGTGGCGGTGGTGGAAAGAACGACAGGCCGCTCACGTCACGGCGCCCGGGGCAACACACCCGCAGGGTGAGGCAGCGAGCGAATGA
- a CDS encoding class I SAM-dependent methyltransferase yields the protein MIRWTMREAVFKPTLVEQAHIQPGHHVLDLGCGTATLMILIKQRHPEAQVIGLDGDPTVLALARTKLADAAVTIPLDQGLAFELPYPSQVFDRILTSLLLHHLTRDDKRRTLREAFRVLRPGGELHIADFGPPHHAGMAAVSWIMRWLEEASDNMKGLLPDLVREAGFKAVEETARYSTAFGTLSLMKAENPRRSESV from the coding sequence ATGATCCGCTGGACCATGCGGGAAGCGGTCTTCAAGCCGACGCTCGTGGAGCAGGCGCACATCCAGCCGGGGCATCACGTGCTGGATCTTGGTTGTGGCACGGCGACCCTCATGATCCTGATTAAGCAGCGGCATCCCGAGGCCCAGGTCATCGGACTTGATGGAGATCCCACGGTGCTTGCGCTTGCGAGAACCAAACTGGCCGACGCAGCGGTGACGATCCCGCTCGATCAGGGCCTCGCCTTTGAGTTGCCGTATCCGAGCCAGGTCTTCGATCGGATCTTGACCAGTCTGCTACTGCATCACTTGACCCGAGACGACAAACGGCGGACGTTGCGCGAAGCGTTTCGTGTCCTGCGTCCAGGCGGGGAACTCCACATCGCGGATTTCGGCCCACCGCACCATGCCGGGATGGCTGCCGTTTCTTGGATCATGCGGTGGCTCGAAGAAGCAAGCGACAACATGAAAGGCCTCCTCCCGGACTTGGTCCGCGAAGCGGGCTTTAAAGCGGTCGAAGAAACGGCTCGCTACAGCACAGCGTTTGGGACCTTGTCGTTGATGAAAGCGGAGAACCCACGGAGAAGTGAGTCAGTGTGA